The genomic region AATTTCAAATAGGAGAGACAACATGACCACAAGACGTAAGTTTATTGCCGCTGCTGGTGCTGGCGCAATCGCCGCGCCATTGGCGACACCGGCGCTGGCGCAATCCACCATCAAATGGCGGATGCAGACCTATGCAGGTGCTGCTCTTGGTGAGCACGTGATCAAGCCTGCCATCGACATGTTCAACAAGATCGCAGGCGACCGCATGCAGATCGAACTGTTCTATGCCGACCAGCTGGTGCCAACCGGCGAGCTGTTCCGCGCCATGCAGCGCGGCACAATCGACGCTGTTCAGTCCGACGATGACTCGATGGCCTCGCCGACCGAAGTTACCGTGTTTGGCGGCTACTTCCCGTTTGGTTCGCGCTACTCGCTCGACGTGCCGGTGCTGTTCAACCAGTACGGGTTGAACGAGATCTGGGACGAAGAATACTCCAAGGTGGGCGTCAAGCACATCTCGGCCGGGGCCTGGGATCCCTGCCACTTTGCCACCAAAGACCCAATCCGCAGCCTAGCTGACCTGAAGGGCAAGCGGGTCTTTACCTTCCCAACTGCTGGACGTTTCCTGAGCCAGTTCGGCGTTGTTCCAGTGACACTGCCATGGGAAGATATCGAAGTTGCGGTTCAAACAGGCGAGCTGGACGGCATCGCATGGTCGGGCATCACCGAGGACTACACTGTTGGTTGGGCTGACGTGACCAACTACTTCCTGACCAACAACATCTCGGGCGCATGGGCCGGGTCGTTCTTTACCAACATGGATCGTTGGAACGAGCTGCCAGAAGACATGCAGACCCTGTTCCGCGCTTGCTGTGACCAGTCGCATTACTATCGTCAGTGGTGGTACTGGGGTGGCGAAGCCTCGCTGCGGGTCAATGGCCCCAAGATGGAGCTGACCACCATTCCTGACGAAGAGTGGAAAACCGTCGAAGACGCAGCGGTCAAGTTCTGGGATGAGATTGCCGACGAAAGCCCCACCAAGGCCAAGGTTGTCGAGATCTTCAAGAAGTACAATGCCGACATGCAGGCGGCTGGCCGTCCTTACCGTTACGGCTAATATGACAATGCCCCGGCGCATCAGTGCCGGGGCTCCCTTGATACAACAGGAATAATGCCGATGTCTGGTGTTCTTAGTTTTGATGATCTGAAGGCCCAAGTCGCGTCCGGCGACGTGGATACTGTTCTGGTCTGTCTTGTCGACATGCAGGGCCGCCTGATGGGCAAACGCTTTCATGCCCAACATTTCTTGAACGGCGCCTGGGAAGAGACCCATTGCTGTAACTATCTTCTGGCCACCGATCTGGAGATGGCCACACCGGATGGCTATGCCTCGACCAGCTGGGAGTCGGGATATGGTGACTATGTGATGAAACCCGACCTGACCACCCTGCGGCCAATGCCGTGGCTGGAAGGAACGGTGATGGTGCTCTGCGATGTGCTCGACCACAACACCCACCAAGATATCCCCCATTCCCCCCGCGCGGTGCTGAAAAAGCAGCTGAAGCGGCTGGAGGCACTGGGACTGGATGCGATCATGGCCACCGAACTGGAGTTTTTCCTGTTCGAGAAGAGCTTTGATGAGATCCGTAAGGGTCAGTTCCGCGATCTGGCGCCGATCTCTGGCTACAACGAAGATTACAACATCCTGCAAACCACCCGCGAAGAGCACGTGATGCGGCCGCTGCGCAATCACCTGTGGAACGCCGGAATTCCGGTGGAATGCACCAAGGGTGAGGCCGCGGCGGGTCAGGAAGAGCTGAACATCAAATATGATGCGGCGCTGAACACCGCCGATTTTCACACCATCGCCAAACACGCCACCAAGGAGATTGCCTGGCAGCAGGGTCACGCGGTCACCTTCATGCCAAAATGGGATCAGCACAAATCCGGCTCGTCGAGCCATGTGCACCAGTCGTTGTGGCAGGATGGCAAACCCGCCTTTTATGATGAGAGTGACGCGTTGGGCATGTCCCAGCTGATGAAGCACTATCTGGCTGGGATGCTGAAATACGCCCCCGACTATACCTATTTTCTGGCGCCCTATATCAACAGCTACAAACGCTTCATGAAGGGCACCTTTGCGCCGACCCGGATCATCTGGTCGGTGGACAACCGCACCGCCGGCTATCGTCTCTGTGGAGCGGGCACCAAGGGTATCCGGGTGGAATGCCGCGTTGGCGGCTCGGACCTGAACCCCTATCTGGCCTGTGCTGTACAGCTGGCCGCCGGCATTGCTGGTATCGAGGAGAAGCTGCAGTTGCAGGCCCCGAGCACCGGCGATGTCTATCAGGGCGATACCGGCATGATCCCGTCGAACCTGCGCGATGCACGGGTTGCACTGCAGGGCTCGGAAATGCTGAAGGCCGCATTGGGGGAGGATGTTGTGCTGCACTACGCCCGCGCTGCCGAGTGGGAAATCGAAGAATTCGAACGCGTCGTCACCGATTATGAGGTGGCGCGCGGGTTTGAACGCGCCTGAGCCGTCCAGAACCGCGCCGTTTGTATTGGCGGCGCGGATAGGAGCCTCCGGCGGAGGTATTTAAAACAAGAAGAAGCAGGGGGCCTGGGCGCCTTGTGAACCTGGAGTAGATGGCATGGGCCAGACATTGAAATGTATCTCGCCGATCGATGGGTCGGTATATGCGGAGCGCGATGTGCTCTCAAACGAGGCGGCGTTTGACGCGGCGGCCCGCGCCCGAGCGGCGCAGGCGGATTGGGCGGCGCGGCCATTGGCTGAGCGTATCAGCCTGGTGATGGCAGGCGTCGCCGCGGTTGGCGCGATGAACGATGAGATTGTGCCGGAACTGGCCCATATGATGGGGCGCCCGGTGCGGTTTGGCGGTGAGTTTGGCGGCTTCAATGAACGTGCCAGCCACATGGCGGAGATCGCTGTGGAGGCCTTGGCGGATATCAAGGTCAGCGAAGACGCGACATTCAAGCGTTATATCAAGCATATTCCGCATGGCGTTGTACTGGTGGTGGCGCCGTGGAACTATCCCTATATGACCGCCATCAACACGGTGGCGCCGGCCCTGATTGCCGGAAACACTGTTGTGCTAAAACACGCGACCCAGACCCTGCTGGTGGGTGAGCGTATGGCGGCGGCGTTCCACGCGGCAGGCGTGCCCGAAGATGTGTTCCAGAATGTGTTCCTGGATCACGACACCACCTCGGCGCTGATTGCCGGCAAGGCGTTCAACTTTGTCAACTTCACCGGCTCTGTTGGCGGCGGCAAGGCGATGGAGCGCGCAGCGGCAGGCACCTTCACCGGCGTCGGCACCGAACTGGGCGGCAAAGATCCCGGCTATGTGATGGAGGACGCCGATCTGGAGGCCGCCGTTGAGACGCTGATTGACGGTGCCATGTTCAACTCGGGCCAGTGCTGTTGCGGCATCGAGCGCATTTATGTGCATGAAAGCCACTATGATGCCTTTCTGGAAAAAGCCGTGGGCATCGTCAATGGCTACACCTTAGGCAACCCACTGGATCGCGACACCACCATTGGGCCGATGGCCAATGTGCGCTTTGCGCAAGAGGTGCGCGAGCAGATCTCGGAGGCTGTTGCCGCAGGCGCGGTGGCCCATATTGAGACCATGGCGGCGGATGATGGGGGCGCCTATCTGACACCGCAGATCCTGACCAATGTGACCCACGAGATGCGGGTGATGCAGGACGAGAGCTTTGGCCCGGTGGTTGGCATAATGAAGGTATCCTCCGACGAAGAAGCCATTGCGCTGATGAACGACAGTAATTTTGGCCTGACCGCGTCCCTGTGGACCAAAGACGTTGAGCGCGCCCAGCGTGTTGGTGATTTGATCGAGACCGGCACCGTGTTCATGAACCGCGCCGACTACCTGGATCCGGGCCTGTGCTGGACCGGCTGCAAAGACACTGGCCGCGGTGGCGGCCTTTCGGTAATCGGGTATCATAACCTGACCCGCCCCAAATCCTACCATCTGAAGAAGGTAACAAGCTGATGAGCCTTGTTGGAAACTGGTCCTACCCGACCGCAATCAAGTTCGGCGCTGGCCGGATCAAAGAACTGCCCGAAGCCTGTGCCTCGGCTGGCATCACAAAGCCGCTGCTGGTCACCGACAAGGGCCTGGCCGCGCTGCCGATCACCAGCGCCACGCTGGATATCATGGAGGCTGCGGGCCTGGGCCGGGGCCTGTTCAGCGACGTAGACCCGAACCCAAATGAGAAGAACCTGGAAGCCGGGGTCGCCGCCTATAATGCGGGTGGCTATGACGGTGTGATCGCCTTTGGCGGTGGCTCGGGCTTGGATCTGGGCAAGATGGTGGCCTTTATGGCGGGCCAGACCCGTCCGCTATGGGATTTTGAGGATATTGGCGACTGGTGGACCCGCGCTGATGCGGATGTGATCGCACCGATCATCGCGGTGCCAACCACCGCCGGCACCGGATCGGAAGTTGGCCGCGCCAGCGTCATCACCGACAGCGTTACCCACGCCAAGAAGATCATATTTCACCCCAAGGTGCTGCCGGCAGTGGTGATCTGTGACCCTGAGCTGACCGTGGGTATGCCCAAGTTCATCACGGCGGGTACCGGTCTGGATGCCTTTGCCCATTGCGTCGAGGCGTTCTCTAGCCCGCATTACCACCCGATGTCGCAGGGCATCGCGCTGGAAGGCATGCGCCTGGTCAAGGACTACCTGCCACGCGCCTACAGCGATGGCAGTGATATCCAGGCCCGTGCGCAGCTGATGTCAGCGGCCACAATGGGCGCCACCGGGTTCCAAAAGGGGCTGGGCGCCATTCACGCCATGAGCCACCCGATTGGGGCGCATTTCAACACCCACCACGGCACCACCAACGCGGTCTGTATGCCTGAGGTTTTGAAATTCAACGCCAGCGCCATCGCCGACCGCTTTGGCAAGGTGGCGGCCTATCTTGGCATCGACGGCGGCTTTGATGGATTTTGCGCCTATGTGGATGAGCTGAACGACAGCATGGGCATTCCGCGCAAACTGTCGGAACTGGGGGTCACCGAGGCCAGCATTCCTGAGCTGGTCAAGGGCGCGATCATTGATCCAAGTTGCGGCGGCAACCCGATTGAGCTGACCGAAGAAAACCTGACGGCCCTGTTCAAAGCCGCTCTTTAAACGCCGACCCAACAGAAGCCAAAGCCGCCCTTTTGCCAACTGGCAAGGGCGGCTTTTTTGTGCGGTGGTCGTTTTGTACTGTGCCGATTACTGAGCCCGCAGAGTGTCGCGATTGGGGTTGATTTCCGTCACTGTTAGCGATAACGATACGGCAAACGCTGACGATATCGACCTACCAGCGCCAAAATCTGAATCCCTGCGGAGTTGACCCTATGCCTCTTAAAATCGCGATCAATGGATTTGGCCGCATCGGCCGTGGTGTTTTGCGCGCGCTGATCGAGAATGACACCAGCGACATCGAAGTGGTGGCCATCAATGATCTGTCGCCGCCGGAAACCCTTGTGCATCTGCTGAAATACGACAGTGTTCATGGCCGGTTGCGGACCCCGATCACCCTGTCCGGCGGCCAGCTGACGGTCGGCCGTCACAGCATTAAACTGACCGCCATTCGCAACCCGGAAGAGCTGCCATGGCAAGAGGTCGACGTTGCCTATGAATGCACCGGATTGTTCACCACCGGCGAATCGGCAGGAAAACACCTGAAGAATGGCTCCAAGCGGGTGTTGATTTCAGCGCCTGGCAAAGACATCGACCGCACCGTGGTATATGGCGTCAACCACCACGAGCTGACCGCTGAAGACATCATCGTGTCCAACGCCTCTTGCACCACTAATTGCCTGGCGCCGATGGCCAAGGTTCTGGACACTGCGTTTGGCATCAAAACCGGCTACATGACGACGATCCACGCCTTTACAGGCGATCAGCCAACCCATGACACCAGCCACAAGGACCTGTACCGGGCCCGCGCCGCATCGGTGTCGATGATCCCGACCTCCACCGGCGCAGCGGCCGCCATCGCCGAAGTTCTGCCACATCTAAAGGGCCGCCTGGAAGGCTCTGCGATCCGTGTTCCGACCCCCAATGTATCGCTGGTGGATCTCAGCTTTGTTCCCGAGCGCCCCGCCACAGTCGAGGCCATCAACCAGGCGATCCGCACCGCAGCCGCCGGTGATCTGGCGGGGATTCTGTCCTATGAGGAAGATCCGATGGTATCGATCGACTTCAACCATGACCCACATTCCTCCTGCTTTGCAGCAGCGCAGACAAAAGTCACCGAAGGCGGCCTGGTTCGGGTTGTCTCTTGGTACGACAACGAGTGGGGCTTCTCCAACCGTATGGTCGATACCGGTCGTAAAATTGGCCAGCTGATGCGGGCCGAGCGGCTGTCGCTGGTCAGCTAGGCACAAAAGCGCGAGAGCCAGGCTCTGGCGCCTCCTCCTCTTCAAACCACCCGTTTGCCTTGGCTCGCGGGTGGTTTTGTTTTGGGGGTTTCGGGATTGGCCCAATCCAATGCTTGCTGTCTTAAATGGGGTCGCTGGCAGCGCCGCAAGCGCCACGACCTTGCCTGCCGCCAGCAGCAGTGCCACAGTGATCCTCAAGATGGGGCGTGCTATTGGCACAGGCCCGTGAACCATGGGAAACCATTTTGAGATCCGTCCGGCTCCGCCTTCTGCTCCTTGCCCTATTGCCACTCAGCGTATTGATGCCGCTGCTGCTGGTGCTGGCCATGACCCGTTGGAATGCCGACTATGACGACATGCTGATTGCCAATGTCGACAGTGACCTGCGCATTGCACAACAATATCTCGGGCGCATTTTGACAAGCACCGGCACCGACATTCGCAGCGTCGCGGAATCGCGCCTGTTCGGCGAAGTGCTGCGCGCCCCCAACCGTGAAAAGCAGCGTTTTCTGAACCAGCGCCGCATCGCACTGCAACTTGATTTTCTGTATTTTCTCCCCCGTGAGGACCTGTCAGTCCCAACCTCTAACTGGCCGGTGATTGCCGCCGCCGCGGCCGGCACCCTAAACTCACAAATCGATATTTTCTCAGCCCGGGACTTGGCGGCGCGGTCCCCCGAACTTCAGCAACGGGCCCGCATTGGGTTGATCGAAACCGAGGCCGCAGTGCCGACATCCCGCGCCGCCGAAGATCGCGGCATGGTCGTGCATTCCGCCGCTCCGGTCACTGTGCTGGGCCAGGAAGGCGTGCTGGTGGGCGGCATCCTGCTGAACCGCAACCTCGATTTCATCGATACCATCAATGCGCTTGTCTACCTCAGCGACAGTGCCGGAGAAAACCGGCAGGGAACGGCCACCCTGTTTCTGGACGACACCCGAATATCGACCAACGTACGCCTGTTCGAAGACGTGCGCGCGCTTGGCACCCGTGTTTCTGCCTCCGTGCGCCACCGGGTATTGACCCAGGGGAAAACCTGGCTGGACCGCGCCTTTGTGGTCAATGACTGGTACATATCAGGCTACCTGCCCCTGACCGACAGCTTCGGACGCCATGTTGGGATGCTCTATGTCGGTTTTCTCGAGGCCCCCTATCAAGCGGCCAAACGGGCGGCCTATTGGACCATTGTGGCGGTGTTCATCGGTGTTCTGGTGATTTCCGCGCCGCTGTTTCTATGGCTGGCCAAGGGTATCTTTTCGCCACTGGAACAGATGACCCGGACCATGAAGCGGGTCGAGCGCGGTGACTTGGCGGCCCGCAACGGTACCGTCGGCAGCCACGATGAAATCGGCCAGATGGCGGCGCACCTGGATGCTCTGCTGGACCAGATACAGGACCGCGATCAGGCCCTGCGGGATTGGGCCGGCGAGTTGAACGCCCGTGTCGACACCCGCACCGCCGAATTGCGCACTGCCAACAGCAAGCTCGAAGAAACCTTCAAGCAACTGGCGATGAGCGAAAAACTGGCTTCAATTGGTGAAATTACCGCCGGGGTGGCGCATGAAATCAACAACCCGGTGGCGGTTATCCAAGGCAATGTCGACGTGATCCGCATGACCCTTGCCGATCACATCACCGAGATTGAAACCGAATTGGAACTGATCGACAATCAGGTGCTGCGGATCGATGCCATCGTCGGCAAGCTTTTGCAATTTGCCCGTCCAGCCGAATTTGGCACGTTTGAGGAAAGCGTCGACATTGCCCCCCTGGTCGAGGATTGCCTGGTTTTGGTTGATCACGTCCTGTCAAAACAGAACGTGACCATTTGCCGTGACTTCCAGCACACGCCGCCAGTCACCATCAATCCGGGCGAGTTGCAGCAGGTCGTCATAAATCTGGTGATGAATGCCGCCCAGGCCATGAAGAACGCCGGCAAACTGGGGCTGAGACTGACCCCCGAGCCCCGGGATGGCCAGCCCGGAGTCCTGCTCACTGTCTCAGATAGCGGCCCCGGTATCGCCGACCAGGACATCGCCGCCGTGTTCAACCCCTTTTACACCACCAAACGCGGCGAGGGCACCGGTTTGGGACTTTCAATCAGCCAAACCCTTATCCAGCGGGCTGGCGGCTTGATCTCGGTGCGCAATGGAAGTCAGACCGGCGCTGAATTCAGCATCTGGTTGCCAGCGGCTGCCACCACCGAGGCCGCCTGAGTCTCAAAAACCGAACAGCCACCCTGATGATCCAGACTTCATCTGGCCAAAAATATCCCAGGGTGAATTGCCCGAACGGGCAAGAGGGGCAGCGCCCCTCAACCTGACCTCGCGCGGATCAAAACCCCCAGGAAGCACATTTGCGATCCACCGTCTTACGCGACACCCCAAGCCGACGCGCCGCCTCGGCCCGATTCCCCTCACAGGCATCCAGAACATGCATGATATGGCGTTGGGTCACCAAATCCAGGGTTTCTATTGCTGCGGTGCCAGTGATCGCCCCAGTG from Parasedimentitalea psychrophila harbors:
- a CDS encoding TRAP transporter substrate-binding protein, with product MTTRRKFIAAAGAGAIAAPLATPALAQSTIKWRMQTYAGAALGEHVIKPAIDMFNKIAGDRMQIELFYADQLVPTGELFRAMQRGTIDAVQSDDDSMASPTEVTVFGGYFPFGSRYSLDVPVLFNQYGLNEIWDEEYSKVGVKHISAGAWDPCHFATKDPIRSLADLKGKRVFTFPTAGRFLSQFGVVPVTLPWEDIEVAVQTGELDGIAWSGITEDYTVGWADVTNYFLTNNISGAWAGSFFTNMDRWNELPEDMQTLFRACCDQSHYYRQWWYWGGEASLRVNGPKMELTTIPDEEWKTVEDAAVKFWDEIADESPTKAKVVEIFKKYNADMQAAGRPYRYG
- the gap gene encoding type I glyceraldehyde-3-phosphate dehydrogenase, which codes for MPLKIAINGFGRIGRGVLRALIENDTSDIEVVAINDLSPPETLVHLLKYDSVHGRLRTPITLSGGQLTVGRHSIKLTAIRNPEELPWQEVDVAYECTGLFTTGESAGKHLKNGSKRVLISAPGKDIDRTVVYGVNHHELTAEDIIVSNASCTTNCLAPMAKVLDTAFGIKTGYMTTIHAFTGDQPTHDTSHKDLYRARAASVSMIPTSTGAAAAIAEVLPHLKGRLEGSAIRVPTPNVSLVDLSFVPERPATVEAINQAIRTAAAGDLAGILSYEEDPMVSIDFNHDPHSSCFAAAQTKVTEGGLVRVVSWYDNEWGFSNRMVDTGRKIGQLMRAERLSLVS
- a CDS encoding aldehyde dehydrogenase family protein, yielding MGQTLKCISPIDGSVYAERDVLSNEAAFDAAARARAAQADWAARPLAERISLVMAGVAAVGAMNDEIVPELAHMMGRPVRFGGEFGGFNERASHMAEIAVEALADIKVSEDATFKRYIKHIPHGVVLVVAPWNYPYMTAINTVAPALIAGNTVVLKHATQTLLVGERMAAAFHAAGVPEDVFQNVFLDHDTTSALIAGKAFNFVNFTGSVGGGKAMERAAAGTFTGVGTELGGKDPGYVMEDADLEAAVETLIDGAMFNSGQCCCGIERIYVHESHYDAFLEKAVGIVNGYTLGNPLDRDTTIGPMANVRFAQEVREQISEAVAAGAVAHIETMAADDGGAYLTPQILTNVTHEMRVMQDESFGPVVGIMKVSSDEEAIALMNDSNFGLTASLWTKDVERAQRVGDLIETGTVFMNRADYLDPGLCWTGCKDTGRGGGLSVIGYHNLTRPKSYHLKKVTS
- a CDS encoding glutamine synthetase family protein: MSGVLSFDDLKAQVASGDVDTVLVCLVDMQGRLMGKRFHAQHFLNGAWEETHCCNYLLATDLEMATPDGYASTSWESGYGDYVMKPDLTTLRPMPWLEGTVMVLCDVLDHNTHQDIPHSPRAVLKKQLKRLEALGLDAIMATELEFFLFEKSFDEIRKGQFRDLAPISGYNEDYNILQTTREEHVMRPLRNHLWNAGIPVECTKGEAAAGQEELNIKYDAALNTADFHTIAKHATKEIAWQQGHAVTFMPKWDQHKSGSSSHVHQSLWQDGKPAFYDESDALGMSQLMKHYLAGMLKYAPDYTYFLAPYINSYKRFMKGTFAPTRIIWSVDNRTAGYRLCGAGTKGIRVECRVGGSDLNPYLACAVQLAAGIAGIEEKLQLQAPSTGDVYQGDTGMIPSNLRDARVALQGSEMLKAALGEDVVLHYARAAEWEIEEFERVVTDYEVARGFERA
- a CDS encoding sensor histidine kinase; its protein translation is MPLLLVLAMTRWNADYDDMLIANVDSDLRIAQQYLGRILTSTGTDIRSVAESRLFGEVLRAPNREKQRFLNQRRIALQLDFLYFLPREDLSVPTSNWPVIAAAAAGTLNSQIDIFSARDLAARSPELQQRARIGLIETEAAVPTSRAAEDRGMVVHSAAPVTVLGQEGVLVGGILLNRNLDFIDTINALVYLSDSAGENRQGTATLFLDDTRISTNVRLFEDVRALGTRVSASVRHRVLTQGKTWLDRAFVVNDWYISGYLPLTDSFGRHVGMLYVGFLEAPYQAAKRAAYWTIVAVFIGVLVISAPLFLWLAKGIFSPLEQMTRTMKRVERGDLAARNGTVGSHDEIGQMAAHLDALLDQIQDRDQALRDWAGELNARVDTRTAELRTANSKLEETFKQLAMSEKLASIGEITAGVAHEINNPVAVIQGNVDVIRMTLADHITEIETELELIDNQVLRIDAIVGKLLQFARPAEFGTFEESVDIAPLVEDCLVLVDHVLSKQNVTICRDFQHTPPVTINPGELQQVVINLVMNAAQAMKNAGKLGLRLTPEPRDGQPGVLLTVSDSGPGIADQDIAAVFNPFYTTKRGEGTGLGLSISQTLIQRAGGLISVRNGSQTGAEFSIWLPAAATTEAA
- a CDS encoding iron-containing alcohol dehydrogenase: MSLVGNWSYPTAIKFGAGRIKELPEACASAGITKPLLVTDKGLAALPITSATLDIMEAAGLGRGLFSDVDPNPNEKNLEAGVAAYNAGGYDGVIAFGGGSGLDLGKMVAFMAGQTRPLWDFEDIGDWWTRADADVIAPIIAVPTTAGTGSEVGRASVITDSVTHAKKIIFHPKVLPAVVICDPELTVGMPKFITAGTGLDAFAHCVEAFSSPHYHPMSQGIALEGMRLVKDYLPRAYSDGSDIQARAQLMSAATMGATGFQKGLGAIHAMSHPIGAHFNTHHGTTNAVCMPEVLKFNASAIADRFGKVAAYLGIDGGFDGFCAYVDELNDSMGIPRKLSELGVTEASIPELVKGAIIDPSCGGNPIELTEENLTALFKAAL